Genomic window (Heterodontus francisci isolate sHetFra1 chromosome 41, sHetFra1.hap1, whole genome shotgun sequence):
CCCTTGACCACAAAAGATGGAAAGTGAGCCACACTGACTCTACAAACCAACCAACAAATTAGGGAAATAGAATATGGAGAAGCTTTAAAGTGAACATTGTTGCTCTGCATCATGCTGTAGAGCTGGAGCATAATCCCCATGGAATTTAAGACCTGTAAAGTCACAGTGCACTTGCTACAAAGTGCAAGTCTATTTTGAGGGAAGATTCAGGAGCTCAATTCGTAGGGGTCTCTTACTACCTGACCCACGCATCTCCCTGTACTCAAGCTGGACATTGGTAAACATACCCATTTGGTGAATAAGGGTAGAGATATTAAACAAATGGTAGATTAAGATGGTTAATTCTAGACTATAATAAGTGGACAAAAAGGTCACATGCAAGTACTAATTGGGTATCCTTTCCCAATATTCCACAAGTTCATAATATTTCATCTACAGCAGCAAGAACACTTCTGTAGCAGAAACTGCATATTTCAGATACCCTCCACAAGCTTCTCAAAGCAAATTGGGAGATGTGAGTAAGTTATCCTCAGCaggcattgaaccaaggttgggagGCTGGCTTGGGAGAGGGAAAAGGTTTAAATGGAATCATTATATAACTAGGCATAATGATCTGAATAATCAAATCAGCTACTGAATAATACAAAGATCAGCTCCATGATGAATACTTTTATTTCCATATACAGCAAGGAATGAGAAAACTGGCAATCAAAAAGCATTCAGCGAGTACAGAATTAATAGTTGTAGAACCCCAATCAACTCAGCGTGtgcttgtcaaacaggtactctcccatgccattgtcaggggctcccagtctcttcaggttggtgatgtgatctccaagcttcttgatcatcttcacttgctcatccaagtagtgagtctccaggaagtcacaCAACTAGAACACGAGAAAAAAAAAAGGGTGAGTATAGTTAGCTTAAAAAGAGAATCTTCATCGGATAAGATTTATTTTTATTTGCACTGGGATAATGGTGAAAGTACTGTACATGGGAGCAAGACTTGCTTTAGAGAAAAAGCACAGGCAGTGGGCCAAGTGATCAACACAGAAGGAAATCAGATTCTGTGGCTATATTTAGCCAGACAAGGCCACAATTTACCCACATGTGGCATTTCAATTCAATTACACTGAGAGTTAACTCAAGATTGATGCCAGAGAAACCAAGCACCTTGTGAACCATTGAGTGATCCAGATCTACAGTGTAGAAGTCTTTTTCCTAAAAAGACCTGAAAAACTTACAGAATGCTACTGGAGTTAAAAGGCAGATTCTAATGATCATCTTCAAACCTGAAAACTCATTCCAATATTAAACTTACATGAGGGTCAGTGTTGCCAGTGGAGAGTTTGTGCAGATCCAGCAGACTCTGGTTCACATCCTTCTCCATCTGCAGagctctctgcattgcctccagaccattgctccactcatcctgCTCTGGCTTCTGGAACAAAATAGTGGTCCTGTTAGTGGGAGTGCAAAGTCCAAGGGATGTTATGCTCAAGGTCAACAGGGTTAGCAGTAACAAAGATAATCTGTGCATCCCAATACTATGAGGGATGGGGTTTAATCACTGGGTTGACAGACAATTACAGGACACTGGATCAGTTCATTGACTGCCATTTTGGCAGAAGCTCCAATCCCAATTTTCTCTCAATCCTAAACTTCATCCGTGGGAAGTCCACAGCTGTGGTCCACATCCTCCAGAAAGTTAACTAGTTAAGCATTATGTTTGAGCCAATAGTTTACAGTACAGAAATTGTTCCTTCTCAACATCTATTTTTTGACCCTGTATGTATAGAAGATCTGTCATACTAACTCATCAATACTAAGAATTTTACTCATTAATCTCTAGGTTGAGAACTTCAGTTATTAGAATAAGGAACAGTCACTGAAAGTATCCAAGTTAGAACATAGACTCCTTTAAGTTCAGATCCCAACCTTGATGTTCTCCAAGATGATTCGGCCTCCACGTTTATTCTGGAATTTCATCAGTTTCTCAGCGTGTTCCCGTTCCTCATGTGACTGCTccttgaagaactcagcaaagtgacACAGGGCAACATCATCCCGGTCAAAGTAATAGGACTGCAGGTAGAGGCAAAATGGGAAGGGAAGAGGTCAGATCCCAATCTCATTTATGGCCATGTCAAAAATGGTGGTAGTATCATGGTAAATAAATCACCCATTCTTTACCTCAGAAGAATTTGCTTTCAATTAAGGGGCTTGGTTTTTCCAAGTTTATGCTGTAAAATACTAAATATGTTGAAATGCTCCTCCCAGTGACATTACAAAAAGCAGTAATACTATTTGGATCAAAGTTTCATTTCAGCATTTAAACTACATATATCAACAGGACATCCTTTGTCCCCCAATGAAGATACAAGTGTTTGAAAAGT
Coding sequences:
- the LOC137353678 gene encoding ferritin heavy chain B-like; translated protein: MMASQVCQNYHKDCEDAVNKQINLELYSSYVYLSMSYYFDRDDVALRHFAEFFKEQSHEEREHAEKLMTFQNKRGGRIILENIKKPEQDEWSNGREAMQRALQMEKDVNQSLLDLHKLSTGNTDPHSYYFDRDDVALCHFAEFFKEQSHEEREHAEKLMKFQNKRGGRIILENIKKPEQDEWSNGLEAMQRALQMEKDVNQSLLDLHKLSTGNTDPHLCDFLETHYLDEQVKMIKKLGDHITNLKRLGAPDNGMGEYLFDKHTLS